Proteins from a genomic interval of Methanoplanus endosymbiosus:
- a CDS encoding Panacea domain-containing protein translates to MEKMRKIQAILFAIGENPHIGKTVLMKYIFFTDLIYYNQRGSFLFNSSQYIRLPNGPVDSEALAISTESNQYFAVEIKNTRYRARSKTYLTWNFRAKQPCDLSYFTPYERKLMKMVLIALKNHQARQVSDLTHRLRLWKEFSDGDAIPVEYFSLTESEIALLESHGLYIDGFQRKFCGKVIPVSKENADAIHPLNPERIASVEEILDNLIKEYPLPVLDAFYDAYLAWDDAFRRALRINPDIASELTEKGCDAVCYVSASVSTGDENNEELNRYCEMMEDDFNRTSDELLSSHSYREKELKNSLLEQTMGISRSMATSLPPSGRR, encoded by the coding sequence ATGGAAAAAATGAGAAAAATTCAGGCAATACTCTTTGCAATCGGCGAAAATCCGCACATTGGCAAGACTGTTCTGATGAAATACATTTTTTTCACAGACCTCATTTACTACAACCAGCGTGGCAGTTTCCTCTTTAACAGCAGTCAGTATATAAGGCTCCCAAACGGTCCCGTTGACAGTGAAGCACTTGCCATATCAACCGAATCAAACCAGTATTTTGCCGTGGAAATAAAGAATACAAGATACAGGGCCCGCTCTAAAACTTATCTTACATGGAACTTCCGGGCAAAACAGCCCTGTGACCTCTCATATTTCACACCATATGAGAGAAAACTGATGAAGATGGTTCTCATAGCCCTAAAGAACCATCAGGCACGTCAGGTAAGTGACCTTACCCACAGACTCAGACTCTGGAAAGAGTTCTCAGACGGAGATGCAATTCCGGTGGAATACTTCTCCCTGACAGAATCTGAAATAGCACTCCTGGAAAGTCATGGTCTGTATATTGATGGTTTCCAGCGAAAATTCTGCGGGAAAGTAATTCCGGTATCAAAGGAAAATGCGGATGCGATTCATCCTTTAAACCCTGAAAGAATTGCTTCGGTAGAAGAAATCCTTGACAATCTGATTAAAGAGTATCCCCTGCCGGTTCTTGATGCCTTTTATGATGCATATCTGGCATGGGATGATGCCTTTAGAAGAGCACTCCGGATAAATCCGGATATTGCGTCGGAACTTACAGAAAAAGGCTGTGATGCAGTATGCTATGTTTCGGCCTCTGTTTCAACGGGCGATGAGAACAACGAAGAACTTAACAGGTACTGTGAGATGATGGAGGATGACTTTAACCGGACTTCTGATGAACTTCTAAGCAGTCATTCTTACAGGGAAAAAGAATTAAAAAACTCTCTTTTGGAGCAGACTATGGGTATCTCCCGCTCAATGGCTACCAGTCTGCCACCATCAGGGAGGAGGTAA